The following are from one region of the Rosettibacter firmus genome:
- a CDS encoding aspartate kinase yields the protein MKVLKFGGTSVGNSDCINSVINIISDYLQKREQIIVVCSAMAGITDELINAARRAAQGDALYKKSFLKIKEKHLSTLSDLIKKSKLNKPRKVVEEKLNELLQILESIHLLKELTPRTLDRVMSFGEYLSCYIISQTLISRKIDCDLLDARNIIKTDEQFGNAKVDFEKTNQLIKEYFSNNKKLQIVTGFIASTNNGETTTLGRGGSDYTASIIGAALDVDEIEIWTDVNGIMTADPRKVQSAFPLKAVTYEEAMEMSHFGAKVIYSPTMLPALQKNIKIRIRNTFNPSFRGTLILPREPNIKFNMKGISSIDNVHMLQVEGSGLIGIEGISARIFNALAKEKVKVLLITQGSSGHTICFAVFPSDSLKAKRAIENELKLEILEKQLKRVEIIEDLSMLAVVGEDLLNTPGVPGMVLSALGQNGINTIAIAQGSSQLNLTIVIKKEELKKALNVLHDALFVT from the coding sequence ATGAAAGTACTAAAATTTGGTGGAACTTCGGTTGGTAACTCAGATTGTATAAACTCTGTAATTAATATTATTTCAGACTACCTCCAAAAGAGAGAACAGATAATTGTTGTCTGCTCTGCAATGGCTGGAATTACCGATGAATTAATTAATGCTGCAAGAAGAGCTGCACAGGGAGATGCTTTATATAAAAAATCATTTTTGAAAATAAAAGAAAAACACTTAAGTACTTTAAGCGACTTAATTAAAAAATCAAAACTAAATAAACCCAGAAAAGTTGTAGAAGAAAAATTAAATGAATTATTGCAAATACTGGAAAGTATTCATTTATTAAAAGAATTAACACCACGCACATTAGATAGAGTAATGAGTTTTGGAGAATACCTTTCCTGTTATATAATTTCCCAAACATTAATTTCAAGAAAAATTGATTGTGATTTACTCGATGCAAGAAATATTATTAAAACTGATGAACAATTTGGTAATGCTAAAGTTGATTTTGAAAAGACAAATCAATTAATAAAGGAATATTTTTCAAATAATAAAAAGCTTCAAATAGTAACAGGATTCATTGCTTCGACAAATAATGGGGAAACAACAACTCTTGGAAGAGGCGGCTCTGATTATACAGCTTCGATTATTGGAGCAGCACTTGATGTTGATGAAATAGAAATATGGACAGATGTAAATGGAATTATGACTGCTGATCCTCGAAAGGTTCAGAGTGCATTTCCACTTAAAGCTGTAACATACGAAGAAGCAATGGAAATGTCGCACTTTGGAGCCAAAGTAATTTATTCTCCAACAATGTTACCTGCTCTTCAAAAGAATATAAAAATAAGAATTAGAAATACTTTTAATCCATCATTTAGAGGCACTCTAATTTTACCAAGAGAACCCAATATAAAATTCAATATGAAAGGAATTTCTTCAATTGATAATGTTCATATGTTACAGGTAGAAGGGAGTGGTTTGATTGGTATTGAAGGAATTTCCGCAAGAATTTTTAATGCTCTTGCTAAAGAAAAAGTTAAAGTACTTTTAATTACACAGGGATCTTCGGGACATACAATTTGCTTTGCTGTTTTTCCTTCTGATAGTTTGAAAGCAAAAAGAGCGATTGAAAATGAGCTAAAATTAGAAATATTAGAAAAACAACTAAAGCGAGTAGAAATTATTGAAGATCTTTCTATGCTTGCAGTAGTTGGCGAAGATTTATTAAATACACCAGGTGTTCCTGGAATGGTTTTATCTGCACTTGGTCAAAATGGAATTAATACAATAGCAATTGCTCAGGGATCATCTCAACTAAATTTAACAATAGTAATTAAGAAAGAAGAATTAAAAAAAGCACTAAATGTTTTACATGATGCATTATTTGTTACATAA
- a CDS encoding O-acetylhomoserine aminocarboxypropyltransferase/cysteine synthase family protein: MKKYRFETLQLHAGQKPDRETNARAVPIYQTTSYVFNNADHAANLFALKQFGNIYTRIMNPTTDVFEQRIAALEEGIAALATSSGQAAETLTITTIAQTGDNIVSTSFLYGGTYNLFKVTLPRLGIEVKFVNSDEPEEFEKAIDKKTKALYIETIGNPRLNVPDIKALADLAHSYNIPLIVDNTFGAAGYLATPIRHGADIVVASATKWIGGHGTSIGGVIVDSGKFDWGNGNFPLFTEPSPGYHGLNFWETFGKDSPFGNIAFIIRARVEGLRDLGPCISPFNSFLLLQGLETLSLRVERHSQNALKLAEWLKNDKRVNWVWYPGLKEHPYHEQAKKYFNHNLFGSMLAFGIKGGLEAGKKFVDSVELASLLANVGDAKTLVIHPASTTHQQLSKEEQKAAGVTDDMIRVSVGLEHIDDIIEDFDQALSKACG, from the coding sequence ATGAAAAAATACAGATTCGAAACCTTACAATTACATGCAGGACAAAAACCTGATCGAGAAACCAATGCTCGTGCTGTACCTATTTATCAAACAACTTCTTATGTTTTTAATAATGCAGACCATGCAGCCAATCTTTTTGCATTAAAACAATTCGGTAATATTTATACAAGAATAATGAATCCTACTACAGATGTATTTGAGCAAAGAATTGCTGCATTAGAAGAAGGTATAGCAGCTCTTGCTACATCATCTGGTCAGGCTGCTGAAACTTTAACCATAACAACTATTGCTCAAACAGGAGATAATATAGTATCGACCAGTTTTCTTTACGGTGGAACTTATAATTTATTTAAAGTTACGCTGCCCAGACTTGGTATCGAAGTTAAATTTGTTAACTCAGATGAACCAGAAGAATTTGAAAAAGCAATCGATAAAAAAACAAAGGCTCTGTATATTGAAACAATAGGAAATCCAAGATTAAACGTACCCGACATAAAAGCACTGGCAGATTTAGCTCATTCATACAACATTCCTTTAATTGTGGATAATACATTTGGAGCTGCTGGATATCTTGCTACACCAATAAGACATGGGGCTGATATAGTTGTTGCTTCGGCTACTAAATGGATAGGTGGACATGGAACATCAATCGGAGGAGTAATTGTTGATTCAGGAAAATTCGATTGGGGAAACGGAAATTTTCCACTTTTTACTGAACCCAGTCCGGGTTATCATGGATTGAATTTCTGGGAAACTTTTGGCAAAGATTCTCCATTTGGAAATATAGCTTTTATTATTCGTGCTCGAGTTGAAGGCTTAAGAGATTTAGGTCCATGTATAAGTCCTTTTAATTCATTCCTTTTACTTCAGGGACTGGAAACACTTTCACTTCGTGTTGAAAGACATTCTCAAAATGCACTTAAACTCGCTGAATGGCTTAAGAACGATAAAAGAGTAAACTGGGTCTGGTATCCTGGTCTTAAAGAACATCCTTATCACGAACAGGCTAAAAAATATTTTAATCATAATTTGTTTGGTTCAATGCTGGCATTTGGAATTAAAGGTGGTCTGGAAGCAGGGAAAAAATTTGTCGACTCTGTTGAACTGGCAAGTTTGCTTGCAAATGTTGGTGATGCAAAAACTCTTGTAATTCATCCTGCTTCAACTACTCATCAACAACTTTCTAAAGAAGAACAAAAAGCTGCAGGTGTAACTGATGATATGATTCGTGTTTCAGTTGGTCTTGAACATATTGACGATATTATTGAAGATTTTGATCAAGCATTAAGTAAAGCATGTGGATGA
- a CDS encoding SDR family NAD(P)-dependent oxidoreductase encodes MISLKNKIIFITGATSGIGKACAYAFAKEGANVIISARRKELLNEIADDIRTNHNVNVLPLMLDVRNRKEVFDTINSLTDEWKKIDILINNAGLARGLNKFYEDNPDNWEEMIDTNIKGLLYVTYAILPGMIERGFGHIINIGSIAGHEAYPKGAVYCATKHAVDAITKSLRMDTIDKNILVSTIDPGLVETNFSKIRFDGDEEKAKAVYKGLIPLTGEDVADAVIFCATRPPHVNIAQITLLASQQASATIVYRKE; translated from the coding sequence ATGATCTCATTAAAAAACAAAATTATCTTTATAACAGGGGCAACCTCTGGTATTGGTAAAGCCTGTGCATATGCCTTCGCAAAAGAAGGAGCAAATGTTATAATTAGTGCAAGAAGAAAAGAATTATTAAATGAAATTGCTGATGACATTAGAACAAATCATAATGTTAATGTATTGCCTTTAATGTTAGATGTTAGAAACAGAAAAGAAGTTTTTGATACTATAAACTCACTTACAGATGAATGGAAGAAAATTGATATTCTAATTAACAATGCGGGACTGGCTCGTGGCTTAAATAAATTTTATGAAGATAATCCAGATAACTGGGAAGAGATGATCGATACAAATATCAAAGGTTTATTATATGTAACATATGCAATTTTACCAGGAATGATCGAAAGAGGTTTTGGTCATATAATAAATATTGGTTCTATAGCTGGACACGAAGCATATCCAAAAGGTGCTGTTTATTGTGCAACAAAGCATGCAGTCGATGCAATTACAAAATCATTAAGAATGGATACAATTGATAAAAATATTTTGGTCAGTACAATCGATCCGGGACTGGTTGAAACCAATTTTAGCAAAATTAGATTTGATGGCGATGAAGAAAAAGCAAAAGCAGTTTATAAAGGATTAATCCCATTGACAGGAGAAGATGTTGCAGATGCGGTAATTTTTTGTGCAACTCGTCCTCCTCACGTCAATATTGCTCAAATAACACTTCTAGCATCACAGCAGGCATCTGCTACAATTGTTTATAGAAAAGAATAA
- a CDS encoding cysteine peptidase family C39 domain-containing protein: protein MSFYPQPNKYQCGPFALKYALVMLGIFKDEDQIGIIAGSTWWAGTDEFGLSRAARRFNCKMKHFQSSNPDDARRLLIQNLKKGYPCILSVKNWEHWNTVVSYQKGKFVVIDSELDKVVSVVTSSQLIKNWKYIEKETGIVSYDGYALIPKFKVHTRAKFTPEKAIQLMYDKNEDLARKWDQYTNDLITICKPRTKLSYNVITFTEFLRRNELNLVKRVANWHGEPTYSELKKILMNMKFVAEVYDLVIPEDEEKRATIDVASILMMYSCGKYGMTPIY, encoded by the coding sequence TTGAGCTTTTATCCACAACCCAATAAATACCAATGTGGTCCTTTTGCTCTCAAATATGCTCTCGTCATGTTAGGAATTTTTAAAGACGAAGATCAAATTGGAATCATTGCCGGTAGCACATGGTGGGCTGGAACAGACGAGTTTGGACTTTCACGTGCTGCAAGAAGATTTAATTGTAAAATGAAACATTTCCAATCAAGCAATCCAGATGATGCAAGAAGACTCTTGATACAAAATTTAAAAAAAGGTTATCCCTGTATTTTGAGTGTAAAAAACTGGGAACACTGGAATACTGTAGTAAGCTATCAAAAAGGAAAATTTGTTGTTATCGATAGCGAACTCGATAAAGTTGTAAGTGTTGTTACTTCTTCACAATTAATAAAAAACTGGAAATATATAGAAAAAGAAACTGGTATTGTTAGTTATGATGGTTATGCACTCATTCCTAAATTTAAAGTTCATACACGTGCTAAATTTACTCCAGAAAAAGCTATTCAATTAATGTATGATAAAAATGAAGACCTTGCACGCAAATGGGATCAATATACAAACGACTTAATTACAATTTGTAAACCTCGAACAAAATTAAGCTACAATGTTATTACATTTACTGAATTTTTAAGACGAAATGAATTAAACCTTGTTAAAAGAGTTGCTAACTGGCATGGCGAACCAACTTATTCCGAATTAAAAAAAATTCTTATGAATATGAAATTTGTTGCAGAAGTCTATGATCTTGTAATCCCAGAAGACGAAGAAAAAAGAGCAACAATTGATGTGGCTTCTATTCTGATGATGTATTCCTGTGGTAAATATGGAATGACACCAATATATTAA
- a CDS encoding HD domain-containing protein translates to MDYELIEKVKEYVLNLLQTKISSNNVYHDVDHTRNVAETAEIIGRASNISDEDLEIVILAAWFHDLGYIEEVEGHEELSAKYAEEFLKKENYPQSKIDKVKSCILATKVPQNPKSLLEEILCDADLSHLGKKTFKHRNDLFREEFEYYFGRQLSEAEWLKKSIEFLNSHKFFTEFARREYDEQKKRNISKLKEELSKISS, encoded by the coding sequence ATGGATTATGAATTAATAGAAAAAGTTAAAGAATATGTATTGAATCTTCTTCAAACAAAGATCTCAAGTAATAATGTTTACCATGATGTTGACCACACAAGAAATGTAGCAGAAACAGCCGAAATTATTGGAAGAGCTTCAAACATAAGTGATGAGGATTTAGAAATTGTAATACTGGCTGCCTGGTTTCACGATCTTGGTTATATTGAAGAAGTTGAAGGACATGAAGAATTGAGTGCAAAGTATGCAGAAGAATTTCTTAAAAAAGAAAATTATCCACAATCTAAGATTGATAAAGTAAAAAGTTGTATTCTTGCTACAAAAGTTCCACAAAATCCTAAAAGTCTTTTAGAAGAAATTTTATGTGATGCCGATTTATCCCATCTTGGCAAAAAAACTTTTAAGCATAGAAACGATTTGTTTCGAGAAGAATTTGAATATTACTTTGGTAGACAATTATCCGAAGCCGAGTGGTTAAAAAAGAGTATTGAATTCTTAAACTCACATAAATTCTTTACTGAATTTGCAAGAAGAGAATATGATGAACAGAAAAAAAGAAACATTTCTAAACTGAAAGAAGAGTTATCTAAAATATCTTCTTAG
- a CDS encoding MFS transporter has protein sequence MKSKIPRAVLVLGLISLFTDFASEMLYPVTPIFLTTILGSSMTIVGIIEGVAEVTAGFLKGIFGALSDKIGKRSIFVKIGYGISGIVKPLPGLFPSIFTVIFSRITDRIGKGIRTAPRDALLSSYSNNNSGAIFGFHRGMDTLGAVIGPLSAILLLHIFPGNYILIFLLAFIPSVIAIIFTLFVKDVAIQKRKEEKFLIKNFWKSAPKNYKVILMLLTIFSLVNSSDVFLILRSQNISHSDITAILGYVFYNFIYAFSSYPIGTLSDKLGKKKVFASGLLIFSLVYFVFAINKEPLIVWLCFAFYGIYASSTEGVAKAWISDMIDINLRGSAIGLLTTLMSFGVMLGSVITGILWDYFGALVPFIISSIISFIIALIILIWKEV, from the coding sequence ATGAAAAGCAAAATTCCTCGTGCTGTTCTTGTTTTAGGCTTAATAAGCCTTTTTACAGATTTTGCAAGTGAAATGTTATATCCTGTAACCCCAATATTTCTAACAACAATACTTGGCTCTTCAATGACAATTGTTGGAATTATTGAAGGTGTTGCAGAGGTTACAGCAGGCTTTTTGAAAGGAATATTTGGCGCTTTATCAGACAAAATAGGTAAACGTTCTATCTTTGTTAAAATTGGTTATGGAATTTCTGGTATTGTAAAACCATTGCCCGGATTATTCCCTTCTATTTTTACCGTAATTTTTTCAAGAATAACAGATCGAATAGGAAAAGGAATTAGAACAGCTCCTCGAGATGCTTTATTAAGCAGTTATTCAAATAATAACTCAGGTGCTATTTTTGGTTTTCATAGAGGAATGGATACACTTGGTGCAGTCATTGGACCTCTGAGTGCAATCTTACTTCTTCATATTTTTCCTGGTAATTATATTTTAATTTTCCTTTTAGCTTTTATTCCTTCAGTAATTGCAATTATATTTACACTTTTCGTTAAAGATGTTGCAATTCAAAAAAGAAAAGAAGAAAAATTCTTAATTAAGAATTTCTGGAAATCTGCACCAAAAAATTACAAAGTAATACTTATGCTTCTTACTATTTTTTCACTGGTTAACAGTAGCGATGTTTTTTTAATATTAAGATCACAAAATATTTCTCATTCGGATATAACCGCAATACTTGGTTATGTCTTTTACAATTTTATTTATGCTTTTTCATCATATCCAATTGGAACTCTATCAGATAAACTTGGCAAGAAAAAAGTATTTGCATCAGGTTTGTTAATTTTTTCACTGGTCTATTTTGTATTTGCAATAAATAAAGAACCATTAATTGTATGGTTATGTTTTGCATTTTATGGAATTTATGCTTCGTCTACAGAAGGAGTTGCAAAAGCATGGATTAGTGATATGATTGATATAAATCTACGTGGTTCTGCCATCGGTCTTTTAACTACCTTGATGAGTTTTGGAGTTATGCTTGGTTCAGTAATCACCGGTATATTATGGGATTACTTTGGTGCATTGGTTCCTTTCATAATTTCATCAATTATAAGTTTTATAATTGCTTTAATAATTTTAATATGGAAAGAAGTTTAG
- the queC gene encoding 7-cyano-7-deazaguanine synthase QueC produces MNDKKIAVVALSGGMDSCVTAAIANQEYELAFAHINYGQRTEKRELKAFNDIADFYNVEKRLIIDFTHFSKIGGSSLTDYGIEVTKANLQSREIPTSYVPFRNANILSVCVSWAEVLGASAVFIGAVYEDASGYPDCRPEFFEAFEKMVDLGTKPETKIKIVTPIIHFSKSEIVKKGIELGAPLHLTWSCYQNEDEACGECDSCAFRLRGFQLAGVEDPIPYKTKPKYV; encoded by the coding sequence ATGAATGATAAAAAAATTGCTGTTGTTGCCTTAAGTGGCGGAATGGATAGTTGTGTAACAGCTGCTATTGCAAATCAAGAGTATGAACTTGCTTTTGCACATATAAATTACGGTCAAAGAACAGAAAAACGAGAACTAAAAGCATTCAACGACATTGCTGATTTTTACAATGTTGAAAAAAGATTAATAATTGACTTTACTCATTTTTCAAAAATTGGTGGTTCTTCTTTAACTGATTATGGCATTGAAGTTACAAAAGCAAATTTACAAAGCAGAGAAATTCCTACCTCATATGTACCATTCAGAAATGCAAATATACTTTCTGTGTGTGTTAGCTGGGCAGAAGTTCTTGGAGCCAGTGCGGTTTTCATTGGAGCTGTTTATGAAGATGCAAGTGGATATCCAGATTGTCGACCGGAATTTTTTGAAGCATTTGAGAAAATGGTCGACTTAGGAACTAAACCAGAAACTAAAATTAAAATTGTTACACCAATAATTCACTTTTCAAAATCAGAAATTGTTAAAAAAGGAATTGAATTAGGGGCACCTCTACATCTTACATGGTCATGCTATCAAAATGAAGACGAAGCATGTGGAGAATGTGATAGTTGTGCATTTCGTTTACGTGGATTTCAACTTGCAGGCGTTGAAGATCCAATCCCTTACAAAACTAAACCCAAGTATGTATAA
- a CDS encoding D-alanine--D-alanine ligase family protein: protein MKVAVVFNDTGIESRKKNEKKGNLGFTPYFEIEEVNPLQEYEKIVNSLKKSGYDAYLLNIKDNLDLFFKDLDKNKPDVIFNLVELFNDQPRLEMNFTGILELLNLAYTGAPPLTLGTCQNKILTKRILDSLKIKTPRYKIVKSLNEPLKLGLHYPLIVKPAYEDASVGIDNDSVVYNSEKLKKRIEFIFGYLNQPVLVEEFINGRELNVAIFGDKDPVVLPISEIDFSELPENLHPIVSFHAKWDPYHISYHKTIPICPAPLEDNIRIEAEQIALKCFKAVACRDYARVDMRLSKDNKLYVLEINPNPDLQEDAGFMRSAAHAGYSYDTVLKMIVDFAYQRKLNAMKK from the coding sequence ATGAAAGTTGCAGTTGTTTTTAACGATACTGGAATAGAATCTCGCAAGAAAAACGAAAAAAAAGGCAATTTAGGATTTACTCCGTATTTCGAAATTGAAGAAGTTAATCCTTTACAGGAATATGAAAAAATTGTTAATTCTCTTAAAAAATCCGGTTATGATGCATATTTATTAAATATAAAGGATAATTTAGATTTATTCTTTAAAGATTTAGATAAGAATAAACCTGATGTAATTTTTAATCTTGTTGAACTCTTTAATGATCAACCTCGACTTGAAATGAATTTTACAGGAATACTTGAATTGCTAAACTTAGCCTATACTGGAGCTCCTCCTTTAACTCTTGGAACCTGTCAAAATAAAATTTTAACTAAAAGAATTCTGGATTCTCTAAAGATAAAAACTCCTCGATATAAAATTGTTAAGTCATTAAATGAACCTTTAAAGTTAGGTTTACATTATCCGTTAATTGTGAAACCAGCTTATGAAGATGCCAGTGTAGGTATTGATAATGATTCGGTAGTTTACAATTCTGAAAAATTGAAAAAAAGAATTGAGTTTATATTTGGTTATTTAAATCAACCTGTTCTTGTAGAAGAGTTTATAAATGGTAGAGAACTTAATGTTGCAATTTTTGGCGATAAGGATCCTGTTGTTTTACCAATAAGTGAAATTGATTTTTCTGAATTACCGGAGAATCTTCATCCAATTGTAAGTTTTCATGCCAAGTGGGATCCATATCATATTTCATATCACAAGACAATACCAATTTGTCCTGCTCCACTTGAAGATAATATTAGAATTGAAGCTGAACAAATAGCATTGAAATGTTTTAAAGCAGTAGCTTGTAGAGATTATGCAAGAGTGGATATGAGACTTTCAAAAGATAATAAATTATATGTGCTTGAAATTAATCCCAATCCAGATTTGCAGGAAGATGCTGGATTTATGCGTTCTGCTGCTCATGCAGGTTATTCATATGATACTGTTTTAAAAATGATTGTAGATTTTGCATATCAGAGAAAACTAAATGCGATGAAAAAATAA
- a CDS encoding SixA phosphatase family protein: MKKLFLLRHAKSSWEDSSLTDLERPLNKRGKRDAPFMGKLLKEKEINIDTIYTSHALRALMTAEIISKEIHLGKEHIIVEKKIYEAGIKELSDVVSNLPEKFSSVMIIGHNPGLTSFANFLGNKYIDNIPTCGIVGLKFNLESWNEIERGRGEIFLFEYPKKYLK; this comes from the coding sequence ATGAAAAAATTATTTCTTTTAAGACACGCAAAATCCAGCTGGGAAGATTCATCACTTACTGATCTTGAAAGACCATTAAATAAAAGAGGTAAACGCGATGCTCCATTTATGGGTAAACTTTTAAAGGAGAAAGAAATTAATATTGATACAATTTATACAAGTCATGCTCTTCGTGCTTTAATGACTGCAGAAATAATCTCAAAAGAAATTCATCTGGGAAAAGAACATATTATTGTAGAAAAAAAAATTTATGAAGCTGGCATAAAAGAATTATCTGATGTAGTAAGCAATCTTCCCGAAAAATTTTCTTCGGTAATGATAATTGGTCATAATCCCGGTTTAACTTCGTTTGCAAATTTTCTTGGTAATAAATATATAGATAATATTCCTACCTGTGGTATTGTTGGTCTTAAATTTAATTTGGAAAGCTGGAATGAAATAGAAAGAGGGAGAGGAGAAATTTTTTTATTTGAGTATCCCAAAAAATATTTAAAGTGA
- the queF gene encoding preQ(1) synthase, with amino-acid sequence MNEKQKILETFPNPNPERDYTIIHTAPEFTSLCPKTGQPDFATIILEYIPDKLCVELKSYKFYLQSYRNDGIYFEAVTNKILNDLVEVLQPRYMKITAKFNTRGGIHSDIIAEYRKEK; translated from the coding sequence ATGAATGAAAAACAAAAAATACTCGAAACATTTCCCAATCCCAATCCAGAAAGAGATTACACTATAATTCATACAGCACCAGAATTTACTTCTCTCTGCCCTAAAACCGGTCAACCTGATTTTGCTACCATAATTCTCGAATATATTCCAGATAAATTATGCGTTGAATTAAAATCCTATAAATTTTATCTCCAGTCATATCGTAATGATGGTATCTACTTCGAAGCTGTTACAAATAAAATCTTAAACGATCTTGTTGAAGTTCTACAACCTCGCTATATGAAAATTACTGCAAAGTTTAATACTCGCGGAGGTATCCATTCTGATATTATTGCTGAATATAGAAAAGAAAAATAG
- a CDS encoding L-threonylcarbamoyladenylate synthase translates to MEFYELHPVTPQLRYIYKAVEVLRNGGVIIYPTDTVYGLGCDIYNHEALERIYEIKHETGTKLYSFICPDFKDISKYAKVSDYAYRIMKKLLPGPYTFVLPAAREVPKKLWTKRKTVGIRIPDHKVALMLAKELGNPIVSTSVTNRKGEVLYDPEEIRIIFNTKVDLMLSAGALEGEPSSIIDLSQEEPEILRVGAGDISMFV, encoded by the coding sequence ATGGAATTTTATGAATTACATCCAGTTACTCCTCAATTACGTTACATATATAAAGCTGTAGAAGTATTAAGAAATGGTGGTGTTATAATTTATCCAACAGATACAGTGTATGGACTTGGATGTGATATATACAACCACGAAGCATTAGAAAGAATTTATGAAATAAAACACGAAACCGGGACAAAATTATACAGCTTTATATGTCCAGATTTTAAAGATATTTCTAAATATGCCAAAGTTTCTGATTATGCATATAGAATCATGAAAAAATTATTACCGGGTCCATATACTTTTGTTCTTCCCGCAGCAAGAGAAGTACCTAAAAAATTATGGACTAAAAGAAAAACTGTTGGTATAAGAATACCTGACCATAAAGTTGCTCTAATGCTTGCCAAAGAACTTGGAAATCCAATTGTAAGCACAAGTGTAACAAACAGGAAAGGCGAAGTACTTTATGATCCTGAGGAAATAAGAATAATTTTTAATACGAAAGTAGACTTAATGTTATCTGCTGGTGCGCTTGAAGGGGAACCTTCGAGCATAATTGATTTAAGTCAAGAAGAGCCCGAAATACTTAGAGTTGGAGCTGGTGATATCAGTATGTTTGTATGA